A genomic stretch from Candidatus Eremiobacteraceae bacterium includes:
- a CDS encoding sigma-70 family RNA polymerase sigma factor codes for MRGADSCHPRTGSRRSIEDMCTLGLAQRPTLIGTWHTPGDAPRALEPRRYMSDDAALIERVSRGDGDAFAQLYDRHAALVFGVARRILGNPTQAEDVAQSVFLQVWSRPASFQGGNFSAWVATVARNASIDILRSAAVRTREPEMPVDLPSDVDLDDEVFGRVRASAVNSALASLPTDQREAIERAYFEGLSYREVAEKLGEPLGTIKSRIRAGLRRLMDALGEVQTT; via the coding sequence GCTGACAGCTGCCATCCGCGCACTGGCTCGCGCCGTTCCATAGAGGACATGTGCACGCTCGGGCTGGCGCAACGACCCACGCTGATCGGAACCTGGCACACACCGGGAGATGCGCCGCGCGCGCTCGAACCGCGCCGCTACATGAGCGATGACGCCGCGCTGATCGAGCGCGTGAGCCGTGGCGACGGAGATGCGTTTGCGCAGCTCTACGACCGCCACGCGGCGCTGGTCTTCGGCGTGGCGCGGCGCATCCTCGGCAACCCGACTCAGGCCGAGGATGTCGCCCAATCCGTGTTCCTCCAGGTCTGGTCGCGGCCGGCCTCGTTCCAAGGCGGCAACTTCTCGGCGTGGGTGGCGACCGTGGCGCGCAACGCCTCGATCGATATCTTGCGCAGCGCCGCCGTGCGCACGCGCGAGCCTGAGATGCCGGTGGACCTGCCCTCCGATGTCGATCTCGATGACGAAGTGTTCGGACGAGTGCGCGCGTCCGCGGTCAACAGCGCGCTCGCGTCGCTGCCGACGGATCAGCGCGAGGCGATCGAACGCGCGTATTTCGAAGGGCTGTCATACCGCGAGGTCGCCGAGAAACTCGGCGAACCGCTGGGCACCATCAAGAGCCGCATCCGCGCCGGGTTGCGCCGCTTGATGGATGCGCTCGGCGAGGTGCAGACGACGTGA
- a CDS encoding anti-sigma factor, with protein MDERDQQMQELIELYALGGLEPEERALVEAYLKKEGSAQVLARGRLAAYALSVSVEQQPPAALRERILSAAAAAARKAPATVTPLRPAFWMQPGWLAAAAAVVIVVFAATWAFESGMFGGRSWAVGCTTTATPCTVNGRVVAAGGALRLETHGLQPLPAGKVYQAWYIRAGAKPTPAPTFNPDAHGDATVVLPVGAEKGLTVAVTIEPPGGSTAPTTKPILVASIN; from the coding sequence ATGGACGAGCGCGATCAGCAGATGCAAGAACTCATCGAGCTCTATGCCCTGGGCGGCTTAGAGCCGGAAGAGCGCGCGTTGGTGGAAGCTTATCTAAAGAAGGAAGGCAGCGCGCAGGTGCTCGCCCGCGGGCGGCTGGCCGCATATGCGTTGTCCGTCAGCGTCGAGCAGCAGCCGCCAGCGGCGCTGCGCGAGCGCATCCTGTCGGCCGCGGCGGCGGCGGCACGCAAGGCCCCCGCGACCGTGACACCGCTTCGACCGGCGTTTTGGATGCAGCCCGGTTGGCTCGCCGCGGCGGCAGCGGTCGTCATCGTCGTGTTCGCCGCGACGTGGGCGTTCGAATCGGGCATGTTCGGCGGACGCAGCTGGGCGGTGGGGTGTACGACGACTGCGACGCCGTGCACGGTCAACGGTCGCGTGGTCGCGGCCGGCGGCGCGTTGCGGCTTGAGACGCATGGTCTGCAGCCGCTGCCTGCGGGTAAAGTATATCAAGCGTGGTACATCCGCGCCGGCGCCAAGCCGACGCCCGCGCCGACGTTCAATCCCGACGCACATGGCGATGCGACGGTCGTGCTTCCGGTCGGTGCCGAAAAAGGTTTGACGGTCGCGGTGACGATCGAACCCCCCGGCGGGTCAACGGCGCCGACGACCAAGCCGATACTGGTGGCGTCCATCAATTAG
- a CDS encoding SUMF1/EgtB/PvdO family nonheme iron enzyme, protein MAITLAKTGRSNFADWYVENRRRSASLFDMVSPEAYASRPIPLRHPVRFYEGHLPAFSFITLAKDAVGEPSIDEPMERLFYRGIDPSTADAAKQSAPQQWPERAAVQALAQRWDAAVLQILAKADADPVVVTPRVKEAIYTILEHEPMHHETLLYMLHRLPLAEKRRPHDVLAPIPGGKPPAQARLRVPAGRATLGASPEQAEFGWDNEFRETVVDVPAFEIDKHSVTNADYLEFVEKGGGAIPPFWIQRDGRWMQTTMFSELPLPPAWPVYVSQEQASAYARWRGARLMTEPEFHRAAYGTPEGTERSQPWGDEAPSSKRGNFGFDHWDPVAAGSYPDGASAWGVEDLVGNGWEWTSTVFAPLPGFERMVSYPGYSADFFDGEHYVMKGASPVTARELVRRSLRNWFRPNYPYVYAKFRLTY, encoded by the coding sequence ATGGCGATCACATTAGCGAAGACGGGCCGGTCGAATTTCGCGGACTGGTATGTCGAGAATCGGCGCCGTTCGGCGTCGCTCTTCGACATGGTGTCGCCGGAGGCGTACGCGAGCCGTCCGATCCCGCTGCGCCATCCCGTCCGCTTCTACGAAGGCCATCTGCCGGCGTTCAGCTTCATCACGCTTGCCAAAGATGCGGTCGGCGAACCGAGCATTGACGAGCCGATGGAGCGGCTCTTTTATCGCGGCATCGACCCGTCGACCGCCGATGCCGCAAAACAGAGCGCGCCGCAGCAGTGGCCGGAACGAGCTGCAGTGCAAGCGCTGGCGCAGCGCTGGGATGCGGCGGTGTTGCAGATCCTGGCCAAGGCCGATGCCGACCCCGTGGTGGTGACGCCGCGCGTCAAAGAAGCGATCTACACGATCCTCGAGCACGAGCCGATGCATCACGAGACGCTCTTGTACATGCTGCACCGCTTGCCGTTGGCAGAGAAACGCCGCCCGCACGACGTCCTGGCGCCGATTCCCGGCGGCAAACCCCCTGCGCAGGCGCGCCTGCGCGTGCCCGCTGGGCGTGCGACGTTGGGCGCATCGCCCGAACAAGCCGAATTCGGCTGGGATAACGAGTTCCGAGAGACCGTCGTCGACGTGCCGGCCTTTGAGATCGACAAGCACAGCGTGACCAACGCCGACTACCTCGAGTTCGTCGAAAAGGGCGGCGGCGCGATTCCGCCGTTTTGGATCCAGCGCGACGGCAGGTGGATGCAGACGACGATGTTCTCGGAGCTCCCGCTGCCGCCCGCATGGCCGGTCTACGTGTCGCAAGAGCAGGCCAGCGCGTATGCCCGTTGGCGCGGCGCGCGTCTGATGACCGAGCCCGAATTCCATCGCGCGGCCTACGGCACGCCCGAGGGCACTGAGCGCAGCCAGCCTTGGGGCGATGAGGCGCCGTCATCGAAACGCGGCAACTTCGGATTCGATCACTGGGATCCGGTCGCAGCCGGGTCCTATCCCGATGGCGCGAGCGCGTGGGGCGTCGAGGACCTGGTCGGGAACGGATGGGAGTGGACCTCGACGGTCTTCGCCCCGTTGCCCGGCTTCGAGCGCATGGTCTCCTATCCGGGCTACTCGGCGGACTTCTTCGATGGCGAGCACTATGTGATGAAAGGTGCGTCGCCGGTCACAGCGCGCGAGCTCGTCCGGCGCAGCTTGCGGAATTGGTTCCGGCCGAACTATCCGTACGTCTACGCGAAGTTCCGCCTGACCTATTGA